Proteins co-encoded in one Gracilimonas sp. genomic window:
- the dnaJ gene encoding molecular chaperone DnaJ has translation MSTQRDYYEILGVDKGASESEIKKAYRKMAMKYHPDRNKGDKEAEKKFKEASEAYEVLKDSDKRARYDQFGHQGVNGNGGFGGGAGVDFDNMGFEDIFSRFGDIFGSGFFGEEAFGGGGRRGRSRSRKEPGQPGSDMKIRMPLTLEEIAFGAEKKLKIKKQIKCDECNGTGAETNSDFETCGTCNGMGEVRQVTRTMLGQMVNVQACPNCAGEGRIIKSKCKKCGGEGRVKGEETIKVNIPSGVSNGNYITLRGQGNAGRRGGSAGALIVLIEEKEHEHFDRDGNNIYYNLTLSVPDAILGTEVQVPTLKGKAKLKIDPGTQPGKMLRMRGRGIKGLNNSGDGDQYVRLNVYIPEELTDKQKEAVKSFKDEENFDPSNLDGSEKNFFSKMKDMFG, from the coding sequence ATGTCTACCCAAAGAGATTATTACGAAATATTAGGAGTTGATAAAGGTGCTTCAGAGTCGGAGATAAAAAAGGCCTATCGAAAAATGGCCATGAAGTACCACCCCGACCGTAACAAGGGAGATAAAGAAGCAGAGAAGAAATTCAAAGAGGCGTCTGAGGCGTACGAAGTACTCAAAGATTCTGATAAAAGAGCCCGGTATGATCAGTTTGGTCACCAGGGAGTGAATGGAAATGGTGGCTTTGGCGGCGGAGCCGGAGTGGACTTTGACAATATGGGCTTCGAAGATATTTTCAGCCGTTTTGGGGATATCTTTGGTAGCGGATTTTTTGGAGAAGAAGCTTTCGGGGGTGGAGGCCGCAGAGGTCGCTCCCGAAGCAGGAAAGAACCCGGACAACCCGGTTCTGACATGAAAATCAGAATGCCTTTGACGCTTGAAGAAATTGCTTTTGGAGCCGAGAAGAAGCTCAAAATCAAAAAGCAGATCAAATGTGATGAGTGTAACGGTACCGGTGCAGAAACTAATTCCGACTTTGAAACATGCGGAACCTGTAATGGAATGGGTGAAGTACGGCAGGTAACACGAACCATGCTTGGACAAATGGTGAACGTTCAGGCTTGTCCGAATTGTGCAGGTGAAGGCCGCATCATCAAGAGTAAATGTAAGAAATGTGGTGGTGAAGGCCGTGTGAAAGGGGAAGAAACCATTAAAGTTAATATCCCTTCCGGTGTTTCCAATGGAAATTACATCACGCTGCGCGGACAGGGTAATGCCGGTCGTCGTGGTGGCTCAGCCGGGGCGTTAATTGTGCTTATAGAAGAGAAAGAGCACGAGCATTTTGACCGCGATGGGAACAATATCTATTACAACTTAACCCTGAGCGTGCCTGATGCAATTTTGGGAACCGAAGTACAGGTTCCTACACTGAAGGGTAAAGCCAAGCTTAAAATCGATCCCGGAACACAGCCCGGAAAAATGTTGCGTATGCGCGGGCGTGGGATTAAAGGGTTGAATAATTCAGGCGATGGCGATCAGTATGTACGCCTAAATGTGTACATCCCTGAAGAATTGACGGACAAGCAAAAAGAAGCCGTCAAGTCATTTAAAGACGAAGAGAATTTTGACCCATCTAACCTGGATGGTAGCGAGAAGAATTTCTTCTCTAAAATGAAGGACATGTTTGGTTAA
- a CDS encoding heavy metal-binding domain-containing protein: MIMTTTNHLDRKEVQKYLGIVTGEAILGANIFKDFFAGIRDIVGGRSGAYEKELQQARKLAFEEMELKANSVGANAIIGIDIDYETIGANGSMLMVSVSGTAVSAE; encoded by the coding sequence ATGATTATGACCACCACCAATCACCTGGACAGAAAAGAAGTACAAAAATATCTGGGTATTGTTACCGGGGAAGCCATTTTGGGAGCCAATATCTTTAAGGACTTCTTTGCCGGGATCAGAGACATCGTTGGCGGACGTTCCGGTGCTTACGAAAAAGAACTGCAGCAAGCACGTAAACTGGCCTTTGAAGAAATGGAATTGAAAGCCAACAGCGTTGGTGCCAACGCAATTATCGGCATTGATATTGACTATGAAACCATCGGGGCCAATGGAAGCATGCTCATGGTTTCGGTAAGCGGAACAGCCGTTTCTGCTGAATAG
- a CDS encoding RNA-binding protein, producing the protein MNIYIGNLSYDVSSDQLKEVFEAYGEVSSAKVITDRGSGRSKGFGFVEMDNKAEAEAAIEQLDGAEIDGRPVKVNEAKPRN; encoded by the coding sequence ATGAATATTTATATAGGAAACCTTAGTTATGATGTTTCCAGCGACCAACTCAAAGAAGTTTTCGAAGCTTATGGTGAAGTAAGTTCAGCCAAAGTTATTACCGACAGAGGTTCAGGCCGTTCAAAAGGTTTTGGATTTGTTGAGATGGATAACAAAGCTGAAGCTGAAGCCGCTATCGAACAACTTGACGGTGCCGAAATTGACGGTCGCCCTGTAAAGGTGAATGAAGCCAAACCCCGCAACTAA
- the purE gene encoding 5-(carboxyamino)imidazole ribonucleotide mutase yields MSTPIVGVVMGSDSDWPTMKEATEILDHFGVPYEKRVVSAHRTPDVMADYGKEARSRGIKVIIAGAGGAAHLPGMLASHTTLPVIGVPVKTTALGGVDSLYSIVQMPNGIPVATVAIGKAKNAGLLAARMLGMNDKALAQKLEAYHREMAEESIRKTENLK; encoded by the coding sequence ATGAGCACACCAATCGTCGGAGTAGTAATGGGCAGCGACAGCGACTGGCCCACCATGAAAGAAGCCACTGAAATCCTTGATCACTTTGGCGTGCCTTATGAAAAACGCGTGGTTTCTGCTCACCGTACACCCGATGTTATGGCTGATTATGGCAAAGAGGCCCGGAGTCGGGGAATTAAAGTCATTATAGCAGGTGCAGGTGGTGCCGCTCACCTTCCCGGCATGCTTGCCAGCCATACTACACTACCGGTAATTGGTGTTCCCGTTAAGACGACTGCGCTCGGCGGTGTGGATAGTCTCTACTCTATCGTTCAAATGCCAAACGGTATTCCGGTAGCTACGGTAGCCATTGGAAAAGCGAAAAATGCCGGACTCCTTGCCGCCCGTATGCTCGGAATGAATGATAAAGCTCTGGCTCAAAAGCTGGAAGCCTACCATAGAGAAATGGCCGAAGAGTCGATTAGGAAGACGGAGAACCTGAAGTAG
- a CDS encoding 5-(carboxyamino)imidazole ribonucleotide synthase, translating to MPRTSIPANLKLGFLGAGQLARMSSLEAFRFGIQVAVFSDRTENEPVQFMTPYSTSGSFDSVDDMVEFAKECDVITLENEFISSDILKEVQEKSGTPIYPSPESFALIENKLIEKQTFEAAGIPVTPYKLVRNESDLEQFGEDHGWPYMLKSSKGGYDGYGNETVNNMEEAQEAFSNLGGEEGQDILAEAFVDFTKELAVQVARNETGTVVYPCCETVQKDHICVAVLSPAPVENIVREMAQELAVKATEAIDGKGIFAYEFFLTEEGSLILNESAPRPHNSGHYTIEGTVASQFENHVRAVLGLPLGSSRLNKPAVAMINLLGTHKRLAETDYIKEALAEENGHLHVYGKVDSKVGRKMAHYTLLGDNLEETYKKAMHVTRNIEI from the coding sequence ATGCCCCGTACTTCTATACCCGCCAATCTTAAACTTGGATTTTTAGGTGCCGGTCAGCTGGCCCGGATGAGTTCTCTTGAAGCCTTTCGGTTTGGTATTCAGGTTGCCGTTTTCTCGGACCGGACTGAGAATGAGCCTGTTCAGTTTATGACTCCTTATTCCACCTCCGGTTCGTTTGACTCTGTTGATGACATGGTGGAATTTGCCAAAGAATGTGATGTCATTACTCTGGAAAATGAATTTATCAGTTCAGATATCCTGAAAGAAGTACAGGAGAAAAGTGGCACTCCGATCTATCCCTCCCCGGAAAGCTTCGCCTTGATTGAAAACAAGCTGATTGAAAAGCAAACCTTCGAAGCTGCGGGAATTCCGGTGACTCCTTACAAGCTGGTCAGAAATGAATCGGACCTGGAACAATTTGGGGAAGATCATGGCTGGCCGTATATGCTGAAGTCTTCCAAAGGGGGATATGACGGATATGGGAATGAAACCGTAAACAACATGGAAGAGGCTCAAGAAGCATTCTCAAACCTGGGCGGCGAAGAAGGACAAGACATTTTAGCCGAAGCCTTTGTGGATTTCACAAAAGAACTGGCCGTTCAGGTAGCCCGAAACGAAACCGGTACGGTTGTTTATCCCTGCTGCGAAACAGTTCAGAAAGATCATATCTGTGTGGCTGTTTTATCACCGGCCCCTGTAGAGAATATTGTTCGGGAAATGGCCCAGGAACTGGCCGTGAAAGCCACTGAAGCTATTGACGGCAAGGGGATCTTCGCCTACGAGTTTTTCCTGACAGAAGAAGGCTCTCTAATCCTGAATGAATCCGCACCCCGGCCTCACAATTCCGGTCATTACACCATTGAAGGAACCGTGGCCTCCCAATTCGAAAATCATGTTCGGGCGGTTCTCGGACTTCCCCTCGGTTCAAGCCGATTGAATAAACCGGCCGTTGCCATGATCAACTTGCTGGGCACACATAAACGTCTGGCCGAAACTGATTATATTAAAGAAGCTTTGGCGGAAGAAAACGGACACCTTCACGTATATGGTAAGGTAGATAGCAAAGTTGGCCGGAAGATGGCACATTATACTTTATTGGGTGATAACCTGGAGGAAACATATAAGAAAGCCATGCATGTGACACGAAATATAGAGATTTGA
- the prfA gene encoding peptide chain release factor 1 translates to MEEKLKQIKSRFEEVNAAMSDPAVFDDPDKYTELTKERSDLEELVQDYDTWKDLKNRQEGNKELIEMNEDAEITEMAREENAEIKKELAELEEEIKMKLIPKDPEDSKNAIIEVRAGTGGDEAAIFAGDLFEMYRRYADKQGWKMSIMSIAHSEKGGYKEIVFQLEGEEVFGKMKYESGVHRVQRVPETESQGRVHTSAATVAVLPEVEEVDIHINPADIRVDTFRASGAGGQHVNKTDSAIRLTHEPSGIVVECQEERSQHQNKEKAMTMLRAKMYDIELEEKQKERAAERKSQVSTGDRSAKIRTYNFPQGRFTDHRINLTLYDLDNIMKGGIDEAIEALRVQDNLEKLNALAED, encoded by the coding sequence ATAGAAGAAAAGCTAAAGCAAATTAAATCAAGGTTCGAAGAAGTGAATGCGGCGATGAGTGACCCGGCCGTCTTCGATGATCCTGATAAATATACCGAGCTCACCAAAGAACGCAGCGATCTGGAAGAACTGGTTCAGGATTACGATACCTGGAAAGACCTTAAAAACCGGCAGGAAGGCAATAAAGAACTCATTGAGATGAATGAGGATGCCGAGATTACGGAGATGGCTCGCGAAGAAAATGCTGAGATCAAGAAGGAATTAGCAGAGCTGGAAGAGGAAATCAAAATGAAGCTGATTCCTAAAGACCCTGAAGATTCCAAGAATGCCATTATTGAAGTGAGAGCGGGAACCGGTGGTGATGAAGCTGCTATTTTTGCCGGAGATTTGTTTGAAATGTATCGCCGCTATGCCGACAAGCAGGGCTGGAAGATGAGTATCATGAGTATCGCTCATTCCGAGAAAGGCGGATACAAGGAAATTGTATTTCAGCTGGAAGGAGAAGAAGTGTTTGGTAAGATGAAGTACGAAAGCGGGGTTCATCGTGTACAACGGGTACCTGAAACCGAAAGCCAGGGAAGGGTTCATACCTCGGCTGCAACGGTAGCTGTGCTTCCGGAAGTTGAAGAAGTGGATATCCATATCAACCCGGCTGATATCCGTGTGGATACTTTCCGTGCGAGTGGAGCCGGTGGGCAGCACGTTAATAAAACAGATTCTGCTATACGTTTGACCCACGAACCGTCCGGCATTGTAGTGGAATGTCAGGAAGAGCGTTCTCAGCATCAAAACAAAGAAAAAGCTATGACGATGCTTCGGGCCAAGATGTATGATATTGAGCTGGAGGAAAAGCAGAAGGAGAGAGCTGCCGAACGAAAAAGTCAGGTTTCTACGGGCGACCGTTCCGCTAAAATCCGTACCTATAACTTCCCTCAGGGGCGGTTTACGGATCACCGCATCAATCTTACGCTTTATGATTTAGATAACATCATGAAAGGCGGAATCGATGAAGCGATTGAAGCGCTCCGGGTTCAGGATAACCTTGAGAAACTGAATGCTCTGGCAGAGGATTAA
- a CDS encoding family 10 glycosylhydrolase, which yields MKKLLLFLIANTFLLLSCSEKTPETSFIIAAWTGGDIAETEEEWHKQLDHFSSNGLTDLFLSTSPEETETVVNIADDYNMNIHAWVWTLNRPGDTTAAQHAEWYAVNRNGDNSYDYRAYVDYYQWLSPFSEGAREYIKSNMSKYAKIPGLTSVHLDYVRYVDVILGADLQPKYDLVQDRQFPEYDYGYHPNARREFKDLFGVDPLEMEHPELSMEWLQFRLNAVTSLVNEIAEIVHNEDKMLTAAVFPFPEMSRQMVRQDWASWDLDIALPMLYQNFYRQNLEWIQFSTEQGVREAHNRFDIVAGLYIPALNPDELQTAVQKAKAGGATGISVFDINALSEEHWKVLGTISSRN from the coding sequence ATGAAAAAACTGCTTCTCTTTTTAATAGCCAACACCTTTTTGCTTCTTAGTTGCAGTGAAAAAACTCCTGAAACTTCCTTTATAATTGCCGCCTGGACCGGAGGTGATATCGCAGAAACCGAAGAAGAGTGGCATAAACAACTTGATCATTTTTCGTCAAACGGGCTCACCGATCTTTTTCTTTCTACCAGTCCCGAAGAGACTGAAACCGTGGTTAATATTGCCGATGATTATAACATGAACATTCATGCCTGGGTATGGACGCTAAACCGCCCCGGAGACACCACAGCTGCCCAACACGCTGAATGGTACGCTGTAAACAGAAACGGCGACAACTCATACGATTACAGAGCTTATGTGGATTACTACCAGTGGCTCTCCCCCTTCTCTGAAGGTGCAAGAGAGTATATCAAATCCAATATGTCCAAATACGCTAAAATTCCCGGGCTTACTTCCGTTCATCTCGACTATGTAAGATATGTAGATGTTATTCTTGGGGCAGATCTTCAGCCTAAATACGACCTGGTTCAGGACCGGCAGTTTCCAGAGTATGATTATGGTTATCATCCCAATGCTCGCCGGGAATTTAAAGACCTTTTCGGGGTGGACCCGTTGGAAATGGAGCATCCCGAGTTGAGTATGGAATGGCTGCAGTTTCGATTAAACGCCGTAACCAGCTTGGTGAATGAGATTGCCGAAATTGTACATAATGAAGACAAGATGCTTACAGCTGCTGTATTTCCATTTCCGGAAATGAGCCGGCAGATGGTTCGGCAAGACTGGGCCAGCTGGGATTTAGATATCGCCCTCCCCATGCTGTACCAAAACTTCTACCGCCAGAACCTGGAGTGGATTCAGTTTTCAACCGAGCAAGGTGTTCGAGAAGCCCACAACCGTTTTGATATCGTGGCCGGACTTTACATTCCGGCTCTGAACCCTGACGAATTGCAAACAGCTGTTCAAAAAGCTAAAGCTGGCGGGGCTACAGGAATTTCCGTGTTTGATATTAATGCCTTGAGTGAAGAGCACTGGAAAGTGTTAGGTACCATAAGCAGCCGGAATTAA
- a CDS encoding carbohydrate-binding family 9-like protein, translated as MKFFISLLLVALWLVGCDSNQAQTNTLELVIPKSYTILKSPESLTIDGVADEASWELAQWTDPFIDIEGDAKRSPYFDTRVKMLWDKEYIYFFAEMEEEHVWGDITDRDAVIFYNNDFEIFIKPNQFQPYYAEFEVNTLGTLWDLFLARPYRRNGPVLDHWDLNGTKIGIDVDGTVNDPSDIDESWSVEMAIPIKPVTAIDRGAQFGAGSMWRINFSRVQWQHQIVNGIYKKKTDADGNRLPENNWVWTQQSAVDMHRPEHWGYLYFAESRDEEIHKDKLVNEYQLLFHLYRNQLDWKNTNGTFTDDIKDLGGPDFSVNGQPVSASVHLTKLGFELTVVNSDNTSLIINQDGYIVKSP; from the coding sequence ATGAAATTTTTCATCTCGCTTTTACTTGTTGCGCTATGGCTTGTCGGTTGTGATTCAAATCAGGCTCAGACCAACACTCTTGAACTCGTTATACCCAAGTCTTATACCATCCTGAAAAGCCCGGAGTCACTTACTATAGACGGTGTGGCTGATGAAGCAAGCTGGGAGCTCGCTCAATGGACCGACCCTTTTATTGATATTGAAGGCGATGCTAAGCGAAGCCCATATTTTGATACCCGGGTAAAAATGCTGTGGGATAAGGAGTACATCTATTTCTTTGCTGAGATGGAAGAGGAGCATGTTTGGGGAGATATAACCGATCGGGATGCGGTTATTTTTTACAACAATGATTTTGAAATATTTATCAAGCCCAACCAGTTCCAGCCTTACTATGCAGAGTTTGAAGTAAACACTCTGGGCACACTTTGGGATTTATTCCTGGCTCGTCCCTATCGCAGAAACGGCCCGGTTTTAGATCACTGGGATCTAAATGGAACAAAAATTGGGATTGATGTTGACGGCACAGTAAATGACCCTTCCGATATAGATGAAAGCTGGAGTGTTGAAATGGCCATCCCCATTAAGCCTGTTACTGCCATCGATCGTGGGGCTCAGTTCGGAGCCGGAAGCATGTGGAGAATTAATTTTTCGAGGGTGCAGTGGCAGCATCAAATCGTTAATGGTATTTATAAAAAGAAAACTGACGCGGACGGAAACCGGCTTCCTGAAAATAACTGGGTATGGACCCAACAATCGGCTGTTGATATGCACCGGCCGGAACATTGGGGTTACCTCTACTTTGCGGAAAGCCGGGATGAAGAGATCCATAAAGATAAGTTAGTGAATGAGTACCAGCTGCTATTCCATTTGTATCGAAATCAACTGGATTGGAAAAATACGAACGGGACATTTACCGACGATATTAAAGATTTAGGCGGGCCTGATTTTTCAGTAAATGGACAGCCTGTTTCAGCCTCCGTTCATTTAACCAAGCTGGGATTTGAGCTCACGGTTGTAAATTCAGATAATACTTCACTGATAATCAATCAAGACGGATATATTGTAAAATCACCATGA